One Dioscorea cayenensis subsp. rotundata cultivar TDr96_F1 chromosome 15, TDr96_F1_v2_PseudoChromosome.rev07_lg8_w22 25.fasta, whole genome shotgun sequence genomic region harbors:
- the LOC120277464 gene encoding protein SEEDLING PLASTID DEVELOPMENT 1, with protein MKVLYPPSSYLHNHSPSLLLVSSSHRSHRKSIAVSSPPSIRRPDVDRCSLWSHGGPALSSRPRPRLDGASGIGAGEPRDELGLFLDLLPLRMRRELVRHEEIGDLIEIVMDLGRKPIARFPSGDWFLSDKPIGLEDLRHAISKVGEFSDDNRSGINNSLHRISAIRNRKMQIIGLTCRVGRAVSGSAEMLRDLVEGGGSILVIGPPGVGKTTLIREIARMLADELKKRVVIVDTSNEIGGDGDIPHSGIGHARRMQVPNVNMQHDVMIEAVENHMPEVIIIDEIGTELEARAASTIAQRGVQLVGTAHGVTIESIVKNPCLQELVGGIESVTLGDDEARKRKVQKTILERKGPPTFTCAVEMISKTECRVHHKLEATVDTILAGKPPLFEVRKMDLKANNSKNSPEAFEEHKKEMLVARKDDQDMEPGPSTNDFCKTPGHPEKSSKTCGSRSSLTRVYTYKILEADLLQVAKVMGLENDIDVTDDIITANAILASKSEMKANPWIRSVAKYHQLPVFVIKENTMAQMVKAVRTILGMDMLGSTPQNPVKHLAKDIEIEDDAPERKPSLEEIDALEEVRLAIEYIVIPGGEPVELLPRCSEIIARQLELVESYQLAAEKSGTELNSRLQILPQKLNKKASLGKCTFPLSSKLSDIDSLTSGNAGASVARLPLLPE; from the exons ATGAAAGTACTCTACCCTCCCTCCTCCTACCTCCACAACCACAGCCCCAGCCTCCTCCTCGTCTCCTCCTCCCATCGATCCCACCGGAAATCCATCGCCGTATCATCCCCGCCGTCCATCCGCCGTCCTGATGTCGATAGGTGCTCACTATGGAGCCATGGAGGACCCGCTTTGTCGTCACGGCCGAGACCAAGATTGGATGGCGCGAGTGGAATTGGGGCTGGTGAGCCGCGGGATGAGCTTGGACTCTTTTTGGATCTTCTCCCTTTGAGAATGCGGAGGGAGCTGGTGAGGCATGAGGAGATTGGTGATTTGATTGAGATTGTCATGGATTTGGGGAGGAAGCCCATTGCTCGGTTTCCCTCTGGTGATTGGTTTCTCTCCGACAAACCTATTGGGCTTGAAGACCTCCGGCATGCTATCTCCAAG GTGGGTGAATTTTCAGATGATAATAGGTCTGGAATCAATAATTCTTTGCACAGGATTAGTGCTATTCGGAACCGAAAAATGCAAATTATAGGACTTACTTGCCGAGTTGGCCGGGCTGTTTCTGGAAGTGCAGAGATGTTGCGTGATTTGGTTGAAGGTGGGGGTTCTATCCTGGTTATAGGACCTCCTGGAGTTGGTAAGACGACCTTGATAAG AGAAATAGCTAGAATGTTGGCAGATGAACTCAAGAAACGTGTGGTAATAGTCGACACATCTAATGAGATCGGAGGAGATGGGGATATACCTCATTCAGGAATTGGACATGCCAGAAGAATGCAAGTTCCAAATGTTAACATGCAGCACGAC GTTATGATTGAAGCAGTTGAAAATCATATGCCAGAGGTCATTATTATTGACGAAATTGGCACAGAACTTGAGGCAAGGGCAGCCAGTACTATTGCTCAAAGAGGTGTTCAACTTGTAGGAACAGCACACGGCGTGACAATTGAAAGCATTGTTAaaaatccttgtctccaagaaCTTGTTGGGGGAATAGAG AGTGTTACTCTGGGTGATGACGAGGCGAGAAAGAGGAAAGTGCAGAAGACAATTCTTGAGAGGAAAGGGCCACCAACGTTTACTTGTGCTGTTGAGATGATATCCAAGACTGAATGTCGGGTTCATCACAAATTAGAAGCAACTGTGGATACCATTTTGGCAG GAAAGCCACCTTTATTTGAAGTACGTAAGATGGATTTGAAAGCAAATAACTCTAAGAATTCTCCTGAGGCATTTGAGGAGCATAAAAAAGAAATGCTTGTTGCTCGCAAAGATGATCAGGACATGGAGCCTGGGCCTTCCACAAATGATTTTTGTAAAACTCCTGGACACCCCGAGAAAAGCAGTAAGACATGTGGATCAAGAAGCTCACTGACACGTGTGTATACTTACAAG ATATTGGAAGCTGACCTTCTGCAAGTAGCCAAGGTTATGGGACTTGAAAATGATATAGATGTAACCGACGACATTATAACAGCAAATGCAATTCTTGCATCAAAATCTGAAATGAAGGCAAATCCTTGGATACGAAGTGTTGCTAAATACCATCAGTTGCCAGTATTCGTTATTAAG GAGAACACTATGGCACAAATGGTTAAGGCTGTTAGAACGATTCTTGGGATGGATATGTTAGGATCCACACCACAGAATCCAGTTAAGCATCTCGCAAAAGATATTGAAATTGAAGATGATGCACCCGAGAGAAAACCATCCCTGGAGGAAATTGATGCTTTAGAG GAGGTTCGATTGGCAATTGAATACATAGTAATTCCCGGTGGAGAACCAGTTGAACTCCTTCCAAGATGTTCGGAAATAATTGCCCGCCAGTTAGAGCTCGTGGAGAGCTATCAGCTCGCTGCAGAGAAGTCGGGCACTGAGTTGAACTCCAGGTTACAAATTCTTCCTCAGAAGTTGAACAAGAAAGCTTCATTGGGTAAATGTACATTTCCTCTCTCGAGTAAATTATCAGATATTGATTCTCTAACCAGCGGGAACGCCGGTGCTAGTGTTGCCCGGTTGCCTCTTTTACCAGAATAG